A window of Candidatus Woesearchaeota archaeon genomic DNA:
GCTTCTGTTGGCTTGCTTTTTTTATGACTTCAACTGCTTGTTCCTGACCAATGACTTGATCAACTACTCGCTTTGGTATTTCTATGTCCGCTGTTGATTCAAAGGAAAATTCATTCTGCATGAAGTAAATTAATCACTGGATGTTAATAAATGTTGCCTTATTGCAAAACTATTGCAACAAAGCTTTATATAGGAGTTATTCTTACTGCAAATAATTGGCAATAAGATTAGTTGTTTTTAGAATTGAGAATGTTTTAAGAATTGAGGAGGCAAAACACATGAGACAGTTTATTTCAACAGTATTAATTGTTTTTTTGTTGCTCATAAGCAGTGTTGCGGCAGAGTACACTATAGATCTTTCCACAACTCCTGAGCAGATTACTGCGCGGGATAATCCATTTGCCCACTACGATGATTTGGGCGCATTACCCCAGCTTACTGTCGCAGTTTTGGATAGTTCTGGTATGGCTGTTCAAGACATGACGATCACTGTAACGGTGACGCATGTTGACAATCTTATTTTACCTTCTGGATTTCCATGGGTTCAAGGAAAGGAATTACTTTCTATTACTTCTTACGAAGAAGATGGTGTTTTAACCGTAGAAGGTTTATTATTCCCCCTTCGCGGAGCGTATACTGTCGATGTCACTGTTCTTGACAGCACTGCTAATCAACGGAAAGAACAATTTACCATCTCTGTTGCTGAACCATTCAGCCAATCAACACTTAACGGGATTATCTTTGTTGCTGTGCTTACTGTATTTGGATTCATTGTCGGTCTTGTCTTTGGAAAAGATCTTTTGAACGCAAAGAAAGCACAAGGAAAAGGATTTGGCATGTTTATGTTGCTTGTTCTGCTTGCAGTTCCATTCGCGTTTGCGCACAGTGACGCGGAAATTGAAGAAACAGGCATTGTGCATTATGAAGATGAACAAGTTACTTTTTACACAAACCCTGAAGTTCCTGACATTGGAACAAAGACACAGTTTACTATTGAAGCAAAAGATGAAAACGGGATGCCTGTTGATAACGCGGTGCTGCACGTTGAACTCGCGAACGAAGAAGAAGGATTTGTTGTTTTAGATACTGACATCTTTTCTCAAACGGGTGTCTTTACTTTCCAGTATGGTATTTTTGATGGCGCTCCGCACATTGCGAGCATCACGATTTCGCCGACAGAAGCATCTTCCACGCAGTTTGCAGTCATTGAACGAGAGTATCCATTCGCAGGAGAAGCGCATAGTCCACCAATTACGGCGAAGCTTATCGCGACATTTGTGATGCTTTTAGCGATGCTTGTTGGATTTGGACTCGGTGTTCTTGTTCGAAAAATGAGTATGAAAAACTGTGCTGATGGCACATGTTCAGGTGATCACGATGAATAAAGAAAAATACGTCAATGTTTTTGGCTATCAAGTCAAATTACGCGCTGTAACAATGGTCGCGATTATCTTTGTTTTGGCATTGTTGTTTTGTTGGTTGTTGCTTTTTAGTCCATGGCCGGCAATCCACGATCCAACACACTGGATTAGACATAGTTTAGGATTCGTTCCTTGTCATTAGGTTTTTTGTTTTCTTTTTTTCTTATTTCTCTTTTTGTCCTTTCTTATGCTTTAAACTTCAACGGATAAAATGGATTCAGCGGATTCGCTCTATTCTTCTCATCAAATATTTCTTGAGAAAAAGAAACTTCTTTTGTTTCTTTGAAGAGGAGAATTGTCGCGGTCAGCATAATATTGCCAAGCATGAGATGCGATTTGTATTTTACTGCCTGTTCTTTGACTATCATTGCTTCAATCTCTTTCTTCTTTTGCTCGTACTCTTTCATGAGATTGTTCAATGATTTATTCTCGCTCTCTTCTGTTTTCCAGTCTTTCTTTTGGATAGCTTGTTCGTAGCTGCTGAGCCAGCTGTCCAGTCGCTTCATGAGATGTTCTACTTCTTGCAATTTGTGGTATATGTCTTTGTTTTGGAATAATAAGAAGAATAAGCGAATGTTCATTGTTCGTAGACTATTTTTATTGCCTTCTCGTATTTTTGCGCAGTAGCGAAGCTGGCCGTCGATTGTCTCTTGTATTCTTTCTTCTTTATTTTCCTGCTTTTGTTTCTTTTCTAAGAGCGCTTTCTTTTGCTTGTCCAACTGCTCTTTTCTTTTTCTTTGGCTTTTGCTGCCATCAAAGATTTGCTTGAGGGTTTGTTGATAGTCCATTTTAGTTCTATTTCATTTGCTTTTTTTATTTGATTACTTATTTATACCATTATTTTAATAAATAATTACATGCGTTTGTGTAATAGGTCTTTGCTGAGCGATTCTTTCTGCAGCTTGTGTGTATCTTGTCTAAAGGAAGACCTATTTAAAAAAATTTCTGATTAATGCTTGAAATGTTCTTGGTTGTCGAATTATTTGTTGTTGTCTTCCTGTTGGATTTCTTCTTCTTGCAAGGTAATGCGGGATTTCTCTCTCCAATTCTGCTGCTCTCGGAAATTTCGCTTCATCTGCCTTGAACGCGGTACTGTGATGTAATGATCTTCCGTTCGTGTGCGTGAACTTATGCTTTTTGTGAAGCATTTCATGATAGAGCACATATTCCATATATTCTTCTGGCGCACTTTCGAGATATTTGCTCAGCATAATTGTATCACTGCCATACTCATAATGCCCGAGCTTTGCTTTCGCGTAATTTCCCCACTTGAGGCTTGGCTGTTCTAAGACGCCATCAAAGAATTGCTCGTTAATTTTGTTGAATTTTTCTACGAGCATTGGAGATTCCGCTATTTTAGGAATCGCAATATGAACATTTTTGAGGAATTTGTTGTACAAATCCATA
This region includes:
- a CDS encoding CbtB-domain containing protein, which gives rise to MNKEKYVNVFGYQVKLRAVTMVAIIFVLALLFCWLLLFSPWPAIHDPTHWIRHSLGFVPCH
- a CDS encoding SprT-like domain-containing protein, with the protein product MENNNHLIEKAFKEIYPERPFSYIPTIKYTAQFNGFNANIRLRSNMIEIRMSKEWKQVSQEMQIGLIQSLLIKIFKRKGDKKIMTNNMDLYNKFLKNVHIAIPKIAESPMLVEKFNKINEQFFDGVLEQPSLKWGNYAKAKLGHYEYGSDTIMLSKYLESAPEEYMEYVLYHEMLHKKHKFTHTNGRSLHHSTAFKADEAKFPRAAELEREIPHYLARRRNPTGRQQQIIRQPRTFQALIRNFFK